The following are encoded in a window of Pseudofrancisella aestuarii genomic DNA:
- a CDS encoding site-2 protease family protein, whose protein sequence is MDLNQLLLTLLMAGIPLIFAITLHEAAHAYIAKFRGDMTAYNLGRVTLNPVPHIDLIGTIIVPGLLLLSSMTVGFPFIFGWAKPVPISYNNLKKPKFDMALVALAGPLANFIMAVAWALLYKHITLHPYIQQMALYGMIINVVLMVLNLLPIPPLDGSRIVSAILPPAAAYKYNGIERYGFFILLALIIIPFQGGNLLFFILNPFISFTLQIIQAITF, encoded by the coding sequence ATGGATTTAAACCAACTACTCCTTACTCTTTTAATGGCAGGTATTCCTCTAATATTTGCTATCACACTACATGAAGCTGCTCATGCCTATATTGCTAAATTCCGTGGAGATATGACAGCATATAACCTTGGGCGAGTCACATTAAATCCAGTACCTCATATAGACTTAATAGGGACTATCATAGTACCGGGGCTACTTTTATTATCATCAATGACAGTTGGATTCCCTTTTATTTTTGGATGGGCGAAACCTGTTCCAATAAGTTATAATAATCTAAAAAAACCTAAATTTGACATGGCACTTGTTGCATTAGCTGGACCTCTAGCTAATTTTATTATGGCTGTAGCATGGGCACTTTTATATAAACATATAACTCTACATCCATATATACAACAAATGGCTCTTTATGGAATGATTATTAATGTTGTCCTAATGGTACTAAATTTACTGCCCATTCCCCCTCTTGATGGTAGCAGAATAGTCTCAGCGATCCTTCCTCCCGCAGCAGCCTATAAATACAATGGTATTGAAAGATATGGTTTTTTTATTTTATTAGCCTTAATAATAATTCCTTTTCAAGGGGGTAATTTATTATTTTTCATATTAAACCCTTTTATTAGTTTTACTCTACAAATTATCCAAGCTATTACTTTCTAA
- the asd gene encoding archaetidylserine decarboxylase (Phosphatidylserine decarboxylase is synthesized as a single chain precursor. Generation of the pyruvoyl active site from a Ser is coupled to cleavage of a Gly-Ser bond between the larger (beta) and smaller (alpha chains). It is an integral membrane protein.) yields the protein MKETLFILLQQLLPQAILSRIVGKMADCKNKLLKNYLINLAIKKFNINLDEAKDNDIDNYKSFNEFFIRELKEGIRPLNNDSKIISSPADGCLTQFGQIVDDTIIQAKNKNFSLKALIANSSETDFKQFATIYLSPRDYHRVHMPIDGTLTKMVYVPGKLFSVNETTANNIDGLFAKNERLVCYFDTKIGEVAVIFVGALLVAGIETVWYGKIAPNYYSSTQTWLYDKEKYNLTFKKGEQLGWFNFGSTVIILLPQDKSKLSFNFSEESSIIVNQDLALLDL from the coding sequence ATGAAAGAAACCCTTTTTATCTTACTACAACAGCTATTACCTCAGGCAATTTTATCTAGAATCGTTGGGAAAATGGCTGATTGCAAAAATAAATTATTAAAAAATTACTTAATAAATTTAGCAATCAAAAAGTTTAATATTAACCTAGATGAAGCAAAAGATAATGATATAGATAACTATAAATCTTTTAATGAATTTTTTATTAGAGAACTAAAAGAAGGTATTAGACCATTAAATAATGATTCTAAAATAATTTCATCACCTGCAGATGGTTGTTTAACTCAATTTGGTCAAATAGTTGATGATACAATTATCCAAGCAAAGAACAAAAACTTTTCTTTAAAGGCTCTTATTGCTAATAGCTCAGAAACTGATTTTAAACAATTTGCAACAATTTATCTTTCACCAAGAGACTATCATAGAGTTCATATGCCTATAGATGGTACTCTAACTAAAATGGTTTACGTTCCTGGGAAATTATTCTCAGTAAATGAAACTACTGCTAATAATATAGATGGTCTTTTTGCAAAAAATGAAAGATTAGTTTGTTATTTTGATACCAAAATAGGTGAAGTAGCAGTAATCTTTGTTGGAGCTTTATTAGTCGCTGGCATTGAAACTGTATGGTATGGAAAAATCGCACCAAATTATTATTCATCTACTCAAACATGGTTATATGATAAAGAAAAATATAACTTAACTTTTAAAAAAGGAGAACAGTTGGGTTGGTTTAATTTCGGTTCAACTGTAATTATTTTATTACCACAGGACAAATCTAAACTTTCTTTCAACTTTTCTGAAGAAAGTTCTATTATAGTTAATCAAGATTTAGCTTTACTAGATTTATAA
- a CDS encoding bifunctional nicotinamide-nucleotide adenylyltransferase/Nudix hydroxylase → MKKYDLSVFIGRFQPFHVGHLHNIKEALVHSNKIIINVGSSFGAPNIKNPFSFEQRKQMIISDLEVANIDISRVNIEHLADYFYQEEKWEQHLRDNVNKYTNLNSTVAIVGHKKDDTSYYLKSFPEWEYISVDNYKNYNATNFRESFYKGYILKDYMVSSFSSVGTYGFLNSFLKTKQYIFLKDEYEYVEAYKKLWSTAPYKPVLVTTDALVIINNNVLLVQRKNHPGKDLWALPGGFLDNDEFIEAGVIRELYEETAIDLTRDQLALARQGTYVFDYPARSVRGRTITHVSLFVFQGLSELPATKAQDDAKALKWVPLDIILNNMCDRMLEDHYQIITVLSEKLSK, encoded by the coding sequence ATGAAAAAATATGATCTTTCAGTTTTTATTGGAAGGTTTCAACCATTCCATGTAGGACATTTACATAATATAAAAGAAGCTTTAGTTCATAGTAATAAAATAATCATAAATGTTGGAAGTTCATTTGGTGCTCCAAATATAAAAAATCCTTTTTCATTTGAACAACGAAAACAAATGATAATATCTGATTTAGAAGTAGCAAATATAGATATATCAAGAGTTAATATAGAGCACTTGGCTGACTATTTTTACCAAGAAGAGAAGTGGGAACAGCATCTAAGAGATAATGTTAATAAATATACTAATTTAAATAGTACAGTAGCTATAGTTGGACATAAAAAAGATGATACAAGTTATTATTTAAAAAGTTTTCCAGAATGGGAGTATATTTCTGTAGATAATTATAAAAATTATAATGCTACTAATTTCAGAGAGAGTTTTTATAAAGGCTATATACTAAAAGATTATATGGTAAGTAGTTTTTCAAGTGTTGGAACGTATGGTTTTTTGAATAGTTTTTTAAAAACTAAACAATATATTTTCTTAAAAGACGAGTATGAATATGTTGAGGCATATAAAAAGTTATGGTCTACAGCACCATATAAACCAGTCTTAGTTACTACAGATGCATTAGTTATTATAAATAATAATGTACTTCTTGTTCAGAGAAAAAATCATCCTGGTAAAGATTTATGGGCATTGCCTGGAGGGTTTTTAGATAATGATGAATTTATAGAAGCAGGGGTAATAAGAGAGCTTTATGAAGAAACAGCTATAGATTTAACAAGAGATCAACTAGCTTTAGCAAGGCAAGGTACTTATGTTTTTGATTATCCAGCTCGTTCGGTAAGAGGAAGAACTATTACTCATGTAAGCTTATTTGTTTTTCAAGGTTTATCAGAGTTACCAGCAACAAAAGCTCAAGATGATGCAAAGGCATTAAAATGGGTTCCTTTAGATATTATTTTAAATAATATGTGTGATAGAATGCTAGAAGATCACTATCAAATAATTACAGTTTTGTCTGAAAAGCTGTCAAAGTAG
- a CDS encoding GNAT family N-acetyltransferase produces the protein MNFKISLSSEYVRLTQMKKEHFADLYKVASDPKIWEQHFDERWKPDVFQKYFDVGLANKEGCFVIIDLKKNQIMGSTRFYTYDPKDQSVKIGYTFISAEYWGSGINRSIKKLMLDYSFQYLDKVLFDVWEYNYRSQKAVEKLGALKIDTDKEGKFLYQLNREQWLK, from the coding sequence ATGAATTTCAAGATAAGTTTAAGCAGTGAGTATGTCCGACTTACTCAAATGAAAAAAGAGCATTTTGCAGATTTATATAAAGTAGCATCTGATCCAAAAATCTGGGAGCAACATTTTGATGAGAGATGGAAGCCCGATGTGTTCCAGAAATATTTTGATGTTGGATTAGCAAATAAAGAAGGGTGCTTCGTAATAATTGACCTTAAAAAGAATCAAATAATGGGTTCAACAAGGTTCTATACATATGATCCAAAAGATCAGTCTGTAAAGATAGGTTATACTTTTATTTCAGCAGAATATTGGGGTTCAGGCATTAATAGATCTATAAAAAAACTTATGTTAGATTATTCTTTTCAATATTTAGATAAAGTTCTTTTTGATGTTTGGGAGTATAATTATAGATCTCAAAAGGCAGTTGAAAAGCTAGGCGCCCTAAAGATAGATACAGATAAAGAAGGCAAATTCTTGTATCAGTTAAATAGAGAGCAATGGCTAAAATAG
- a CDS encoding pirin family protein encodes MLKHILKPRKKNIGNFPVNRLLPSAKQKMIGPWIFFDHFGPVELSENKALDILPHPHINLVTVTYLFDGEIVHRDSIGSFQTIKPGDLNLMVAGKGITHSEREPLEIRKNKRLMHGLQFWLALPNEFEEIEPAFFHYSKENLPTFEVNDAQIKLIIGTAWNKSSPVKTYCDTLFAKINILKGNSLTLPNEEEIGIYVLSGEIVINQEKVTQHSLGILDKESTHILASTDCDLLLIGGENIGKRFIEWNFVSGRSERISQAKDDWKAQRFNKVIGDEGEFIPLP; translated from the coding sequence ATGCTAAAACATATATTAAAACCAAGAAAAAAGAATATTGGAAATTTCCCTGTTAATAGATTACTTCCATCAGCAAAGCAAAAAATGATTGGGCCTTGGATATTTTTTGATCATTTTGGTCCAGTAGAGCTTTCAGAAAATAAAGCACTAGACATCCTTCCTCACCCACACATTAATCTTGTCACAGTAACATATCTATTTGATGGAGAGATTGTGCATAGAGATTCTATTGGAAGTTTTCAAACTATAAAGCCTGGTGATCTTAATTTAATGGTTGCAGGAAAAGGAATAACTCACTCTGAAAGAGAACCTCTAGAAATACGTAAAAATAAAAGATTAATGCACGGATTACAATTTTGGCTAGCTCTACCAAATGAGTTCGAAGAGATTGAACCGGCTTTCTTTCATTATTCAAAAGAGAACCTACCAACTTTTGAAGTCAATGATGCTCAAATAAAACTAATTATAGGAACAGCATGGAACAAGTCATCTCCTGTGAAAACCTACTGTGATACTTTATTTGCAAAGATAAATATATTAAAAGGTAATAGTCTAACATTACCAAATGAAGAAGAAATAGGAATATATGTTCTTTCAGGAGAGATAGTGATTAACCAAGAGAAAGTAACTCAACATTCTTTAGGGATCCTAGATAAAGAAAGTACACATATATTAGCAAGTACTGATTGTGATCTTCTTCTTATTGGAGGGGAAAATATTGGTAAAAGATTTATTGAATGGAACTTTGTGTCAGGTCGCTCTGAAAGAATTTCTCAAGCAAAAGATGATTGGAAAGCACAACGTTTTAATAAAGTTATTGGAGATGAAGGTGAATTTATTCCCTTACCTTAA
- the fevR gene encoding transcriptional regulator FevR: MANQYSGNFEQIIRNRFKCSAKDILLVCKKRGFSYYDAEKFLGFKHVTIRKWAKRFDIKLIPRIKRKEDILSTKKEQDYIKQCKKNDITKNNIFSRSWINNLKFYKSSKAKS, encoded by the coding sequence ATGGCAAATCAGTACTCAGGAAATTTTGAACAGATAATAAGAAATAGATTTAAATGTTCTGCAAAAGATATCCTTCTTGTTTGTAAGAAGAGAGGTTTTAGTTACTATGATGCTGAGAAATTTCTTGGTTTTAAACATGTAACTATAAGAAAATGGGCAAAAAGATTTGATATAAAATTAATTCCAAGAATTAAGAGAAAGGAAGATATTCTTTCGACGAAAAAAGAACAAGATTATATCAAGCAATGTAAAAAGAACGACATAACAAAAAATAATATTTTTAGTAGAAGTTGGATAAATAATTTAAAATTTTATAAATCTAGTAAAGCTAAATCTTGA
- a CDS encoding peptide MFS transporter codes for MIKTLSQQPKGLWIFCGVEIWERFSYYGMRALLILYLTSEFWGMSDTQAYLTYGSYVAFVYMTPLIGGYISDTFLGHTTSVKYGCIFIMIGHILLSTQQSFFWGLAFVVVGTGFFKSSMATNIGRNYNNSNDHLRDSGYTLFYMAVNLGSGLALIAVPLIAKYFSWHAGFATAAFGMALGLLVLFIGEARKIIPKDQILVSKRTHIITIISALIAVCIFQYLIFNAKNTANVLYIMTAIVFIYLIYKAIKGGKEYTIPILAVLKVSIIVMFFWILFEQTATSVLLFTERFVNLNIFGFSISAANTHVFNSLFIIILAPFFAIIWGKWNISIFRKMGAGLIITGLAMGAFTISANLAIKGFSPSLLWIVLGYMLITMGELCCSPTGLAAISKVAPADIVALLFGVWGIKSSLSNYFASYIATFTDVGNIKDTSSIIQAKAYYHLFFNLTITAIIIGLIILIVSKQLKRLYNI; via the coding sequence ATGATTAAAACTTTAAGTCAACAGCCAAAAGGCCTTTGGATTTTTTGTGGGGTGGAAATCTGGGAAAGATTTAGTTATTACGGCATGCGCGCCTTATTAATCCTTTATCTCACTAGTGAATTTTGGGGTATGAGTGATACTCAAGCATACTTAACCTATGGAAGCTATGTTGCTTTTGTATATATGACTCCCTTAATTGGTGGCTATATCTCTGATACCTTCCTAGGACATACTACTAGCGTAAAATATGGATGTATATTTATCATGATTGGTCATATTTTACTATCAACTCAGCAATCATTTTTCTGGGGGCTTGCCTTTGTTGTCGTTGGAACAGGTTTTTTTAAATCCTCTATGGCTACGAATATAGGCCGAAATTATAATAACTCAAATGATCATCTAAGAGATAGTGGGTACACATTATTTTATATGGCTGTAAATCTAGGTAGTGGTTTAGCTCTAATAGCTGTACCACTTATTGCAAAATACTTCAGTTGGCATGCTGGTTTTGCAACAGCTGCTTTTGGAATGGCTTTAGGATTATTAGTTCTATTTATTGGAGAAGCCAGAAAAATAATCCCAAAAGATCAGATCCTAGTATCTAAAAGAACTCATATAATAACTATTATTTCTGCATTAATAGCTGTTTGTATATTTCAATACCTAATATTTAATGCAAAAAATACCGCAAATGTTTTATATATAATGACTGCCATTGTATTTATTTATCTAATTTATAAGGCTATAAAAGGTGGTAAAGAATATACTATTCCTATTCTAGCTGTATTAAAAGTATCAATTATCGTTATGTTTTTTTGGATACTTTTTGAACAAACAGCAACTAGTGTTTTACTATTTACAGAAAGATTTGTTAATTTAAATATTTTCGGCTTTTCAATATCTGCTGCCAATACACATGTCTTTAACAGCTTATTTATTATAATTTTAGCTCCTTTCTTCGCTATTATATGGGGAAAGTGGAATATCAGTATTTTTAGAAAGATGGGAGCTGGACTAATAATAACAGGATTAGCAATGGGTGCTTTTACTATTAGTGCAAATCTAGCTATTAAAGGATTTTCTCCATCTCTTCTTTGGATAGTTTTAGGATATATGCTTATTACTATGGGAGAATTATGTTGCAGCCCAACAGGGTTAGCAGCTATAAGCAAAGTAGCTCCCGCTGATATAGTTGCTTTACTATTTGGAGTATGGGGAATTAAATCCTCTCTCAGTAATTATTTTGCTAGCTATATTGCTACTTTCACAGATGTCGGTAATATCAAAGATACTTCTTCAATAATTCAAGCTAAAGCTTATTACCATTTATTCTTTAACTTAACAATTACAGCTATAATAATAGGATTAATTATTCTCATAGTATCTAAACAATTAAAAAGACTTTATAACATTTAA
- the glmS gene encoding glutamine--fructose-6-phosphate transaminase (isomerizing): MCGIVGANSTRNVTKILIEGLKKLEYRGYDSAGLAVMNNYKIDICKEVGKVVELEKSVESLTDFGGFIGIAHTRWATHGKPSKENSHPHASDKFCIVHNGVIENFEELKKSLIKDRYAFKSDTDTEVVAHLLDREWNDNKTIVENISQITAMLKGAYALAIISEKFQDKLVVVRSGSPLVIGVGIDENFVSSDALSLLPVTNKFAYLDEGDIAIVSKESFEVYNKKGSRKSIEIEEYNYASSSTSKDGYKHYMLKEIYEQPEAISNTINANLDQNGELYLENFNDRALELLEKAKHICIVACGTSYNAGMTAKYWLEKYAKVSCSVEIASEIRYRDNVVVDGSLFLSISQSGETADTLESLRKSKKQNYLGSMCICNVPNSSLVRESDIAFMTKAGVEIGVASTKAFTTQLVALAIFTFVLAKTKRTMSDTQIGKHLEELKKTRALALGALKLDAEIDAISEYFSDKEHTIFLGRGLQFPIAVEGALKLKEISYIHAEAYPSGELKHGPLALVDKNMPIVAVVPNDELLDKTLSNLQEVYARGGKLILFVDKAIKSKVNFENSIMLDLDGGDDFNAPIVFTIPLQLLSYHVAIIKGTDVDQPRNLAKSVTVE, encoded by the coding sequence ATGTGTGGTATTGTTGGCGCTAATTCGACAAGAAATGTTACAAAGATATTAATTGAAGGTCTAAAAAAACTAGAGTATAGAGGTTATGATTCAGCAGGTTTAGCTGTTATGAATAATTATAAGATAGATATTTGTAAAGAAGTTGGTAAGGTTGTTGAGTTAGAAAAATCTGTAGAAAGTCTGACTGATTTTGGAGGCTTTATAGGCATAGCCCATACAAGATGGGCAACTCATGGTAAACCATCGAAAGAAAACTCTCATCCTCATGCATCTGATAAGTTTTGTATTGTTCATAATGGTGTGATAGAAAATTTTGAAGAGCTAAAAAAATCTTTGATCAAAGATAGGTATGCTTTTAAATCTGATACTGATACAGAGGTAGTAGCACATCTTTTGGATAGAGAGTGGAATGACAATAAAACAATAGTCGAAAATATTAGTCAAATAACTGCGATGTTAAAAGGAGCTTATGCATTAGCTATTATCTCTGAAAAATTTCAAGATAAGCTTGTAGTAGTTAGATCAGGCTCTCCTTTAGTTATTGGGGTTGGTATTGATGAAAATTTTGTATCTTCAGATGCATTATCATTACTTCCTGTAACAAATAAATTTGCATATCTGGATGAGGGTGATATTGCTATAGTATCTAAAGAGTCTTTTGAAGTTTATAATAAAAAAGGTTCAAGAAAAAGTATTGAAATAGAAGAGTATAACTATGCTTCTTCAAGTACTTCAAAGGATGGATATAAGCATTATATGCTTAAAGAAATATATGAGCAGCCAGAAGCAATATCAAACACAATAAATGCAAACCTTGATCAAAACGGAGAGCTATATTTAGAAAACTTTAATGACAGGGCTTTAGAACTTTTAGAGAAAGCAAAGCATATTTGTATAGTTGCGTGTGGAACTAGTTATAATGCAGGTATGACTGCTAAATATTGGCTAGAGAAGTATGCTAAAGTTTCATGTAGTGTTGAGATAGCAAGTGAGATTAGATATAGAGATAATGTCGTAGTTGATGGATCTTTGTTTTTGAGTATATCTCAATCTGGTGAAACAGCTGATACGTTAGAGTCTTTAAGAAAAAGTAAGAAACAAAACTATTTAGGTAGTATGTGTATTTGTAATGTGCCAAATAGCTCTTTAGTTAGAGAGTCAGACATTGCTTTTATGACAAAGGCTGGTGTTGAGATAGGAGTTGCATCAACTAAAGCTTTTACTACACAATTAGTCGCTTTAGCAATATTTACTTTTGTTTTAGCAAAGACCAAAAGAACTATGTCAGATACTCAGATAGGTAAGCATCTTGAAGAACTTAAAAAAACAAGAGCTCTTGCTTTGGGTGCTTTGAAACTAGATGCTGAAATTGATGCAATAAGTGAATATTTTTCTGATAAAGAACATACCATTTTCTTAGGTAGAGGTCTTCAGTTCCCTATAGCTGTAGAAGGAGCATTAAAACTTAAAGAAATATCTTATATTCATGCTGAAGCATATCCTTCTGGAGAGTTGAAGCATGGACCACTTGCTTTAGTTGATAAAAATATGCCAATAGTAGCAGTAGTTCCAAATGATGAGCTTTTAGATAAAACTTTGTCAAATCTGCAAGAAGTATATGCCAGAGGCGGAAAGCTTATACTATTTGTTGATAAGGCAATAAAAAGTAAAGTTAATTTTGAAAATAGTATAATGCTTGATTTAGATGGTGGTGATGACTTTAATGCTCCAATAGTATTTACTATTCCTTTGCAGCTTCTTTCCTATCATGTAGCAATAATCAAAGGTACTGATGTTGATCAACCTAGAAACTTAGCTAAATCTGTTACGGTTGAGTAA
- the glmU gene encoding bifunctional UDP-N-acetylglucosamine diphosphorylase/glucosamine-1-phosphate N-acetyltransferase GlmU: MSLSVIILAAGKGSRMNSNKPKVLQTLAGKPLIRHVVDTVEELKADNIIVVTGHLREQLEQCLEDKKVTFVYQKEQLGTGHAVLQCLPHVNKNDKVLILYGDVPLISVEVLNDLLKTHAADLGVLTAFVKDPTGLGRIIRDKFGKVSEIVEEKDALEIQKQIKEINTGIYCVNEKFLAQWLPQIKAENAQKEYYLTDIVRFAKRDDVAIHVSHPIEEFEILGVNDRAQLASLERVWQQNQAHLIMSQGVSIADPARFDIRGELTVGKDCWFDINVIIKGKVVVGNNVVVGANCILKNCTIESGAKIKANTMVDGSIIRENAIVGPFARVRPGCDIQSEAVIGNFVETKNTYLGKGSKASHLTYLGDSEIGEKCNIGAGVITCNYDGANKHKTIIKSHAFIGSDSQLVAPVTVGQGATVGAGSTIVKDVADDQLAISRAKQKLIDSWVRPVKKIEK; the protein is encoded by the coding sequence ATGAGTTTATCTGTAATAATTTTAGCAGCTGGTAAAGGTTCTCGAATGAACTCTAATAAGCCAAAGGTTTTACAAACGCTAGCTGGTAAGCCACTTATTAGACATGTTGTAGATACAGTAGAGGAGCTAAAAGCAGATAATATAATTGTTGTAACTGGTCATTTGCGTGAGCAATTAGAACAATGCTTAGAAGACAAAAAAGTCACTTTTGTATATCAAAAAGAGCAGCTCGGTACAGGTCATGCAGTATTGCAATGTTTACCACATGTAAATAAAAATGATAAGGTTTTAATTTTATATGGAGATGTGCCACTAATATCAGTTGAAGTGTTGAATGATTTATTAAAAACTCATGCGGCAGATCTTGGTGTTTTAACAGCATTTGTGAAAGATCCAACTGGTTTAGGAAGGATTATTCGTGATAAGTTTGGTAAAGTTTCAGAAATTGTTGAAGAAAAAGATGCTTTAGAAATTCAAAAGCAAATTAAAGAAATTAATACGGGTATATACTGTGTTAATGAAAAATTTCTAGCTCAATGGTTACCTCAAATTAAAGCAGAGAATGCTCAGAAAGAATATTATTTAACAGACATTGTAAGGTTTGCTAAAAGAGATGATGTTGCTATACATGTCAGTCATCCTATCGAAGAGTTTGAGATTTTAGGTGTAAATGATAGGGCGCAATTAGCTAGTCTAGAAAGAGTTTGGCAACAGAATCAAGCTCATCTCATAATGTCTCAGGGAGTTAGTATTGCTGATCCTGCACGATTTGATATTAGGGGCGAATTGACTGTTGGTAAAGACTGTTGGTTTGATATAAATGTAATTATCAAAGGTAAAGTTGTAGTTGGTAATAATGTTGTAGTTGGTGCAAATTGTATACTGAAGAACTGCACTATAGAGAGTGGGGCAAAAATTAAAGCTAATACTATGGTTGATGGTTCTATTATAAGAGAGAATGCTATAGTGGGTCCTTTTGCAAGGGTAAGACCAGGTTGTGATATTCAGTCAGAAGCTGTTATAGGAAACTTTGTTGAAACTAAAAATACTTATTTAGGTAAAGGATCAAAAGCATCACACCTAACATATCTTGGAGATAGTGAAATTGGTGAAAAATGTAATATAGGTGCTGGAGTTATCACATGTAACTATGATGGCGCTAATAAGCATAAGACAATTATTAAATCACATGCATTTATTGGATCTGATTCTCAACTTGTTGCACCAGTCACGGTTGGTCAAGGCGCTACTGTCGGAGCAGGGTCTACAATTGTTAAAGATGTCGCAGATGATCAATTAGCTATATCTAGAGCTAAGCAAAAACTTATAGATAGTTGGGTTAGGCCTGTTAAAAAAATTGAAAAATAA